In Streptomyces zhihengii, a single genomic region encodes these proteins:
- a CDS encoding tyrosine-type recombinase/integrase, translated as MEYLTPEEADQLFQIATHARDRFLVALLACTGERISEALGLRRQDMHLLSDSRMLGCRVEGPHVHVRRRANNANGALARSQFARVIPVTEDVAGLYADYQLERDEVPEAADCDMVFVNLFHAPLGQPMRYGTAKRLFDRLAKRTQLTARPHMLRHGAATAWVRAGVDEDVVQDLMGHISRSSLTPYLHASEADKRAAVELVAAGRRS; from the coding sequence GTGGAGTATCTGACTCCGGAAGAGGCTGACCAGCTGTTTCAGATCGCCACGCATGCCCGTGACCGGTTCCTGGTCGCCCTGCTCGCGTGCACGGGGGAGCGCATCAGCGAGGCTCTGGGCCTGCGGCGCCAGGACATGCACCTGCTCAGCGACTCGCGGATGCTCGGATGCCGGGTCGAAGGCCCGCACGTCCACGTCCGACGGCGGGCGAACAACGCCAACGGAGCCCTTGCCAGGTCTCAGTTCGCCCGGGTGATCCCGGTGACCGAGGACGTCGCGGGTCTCTATGCGGACTACCAGCTCGAACGGGACGAGGTCCCCGAGGCGGCTGACTGCGACATGGTCTTCGTGAACCTGTTCCACGCCCCGCTCGGGCAGCCGATGCGCTACGGCACAGCGAAGAGGCTCTTCGACCGGCTGGCGAAGAGGACCCAGCTCACCGCACGCCCGCACATGCTGCGGCACGGAGCGGCCACGGCCTGGGTCCGCGCCGGCGTCGACGAGGACGTGGTCCAGGACCTGATGGGGCACATCTCCCGGTCCTCGCTGACGCCCTACCTGCACGCGAGTGAGGCGGACAAGCGGGCGGCGGTCGAGCTGGTGGCGGCGGGGCGGCGGTCTTGA